AGTTACTGGataaccttgtacttctattaaccttgctttagcactaatatatttcataacaaaCATCCCAGTATGATTTGACATATTTATGACTTTCTACTCCAATTACCAGTAAACCGAATACCTTTCAACTTTGAATGAGAAGATAACCTTcttggaataaaaaatttgcatgtcttattaaattattaccattaataaaaacaaaaatatcttaatatacaAAGCAGGGAGTGCTATAAGGTACTTCTATTAATGTTATGTTTGGTGAGTGGTATGCACTCCGGTAATTCAGACAATAGAAGAAGgtgaaatgacgtcatatatacaaattttatcataCATTGTTAATAAGTATTTCTtgtgtctttatttttatacctaccaacagattttttatataatatttacacccaccaagaaaagttttttattcacATTCCTAAGCCTCTCATCCTACCCCAAAATTGGAATATAAATTGCATAACTCACCAAAGTATACACATAAACTATATGGCAGCTaatgtttatgaagtaaataaattaaatagaaaattatcattaatttgatTTGTTTCCATAATTACTTCTTAGATGAAACACCACAAATgattcctttaatttttaaaaagaaaataaacatttttatgaagaagTAGATTTGCAACAAGAAATAAGAACTgcgtatttaaataaaataattatattgattaagCTTTTAATAACCACAACAAAGACACAAGTATATAATActgttcaattttcaaaatttaataaaaatatggtaaatttAAAGCccacaatattaaaataacataaatttatcaatatatataaaatattcaatacaaaattatatacctatgtcatcattgataaaaaaagttattttaatttccttatttcattattaaaatcataattaattgataatacccaataaatttatgaagtaatattatatattcaaaagtacCTTAAGAAAATTTGGacgaaaaattatttcataatgtaatCAATAAGCAATGAAACAAAGtactttctataaaatatataaaaagaggaaTCTTGAAGTTAACCTCAGCACTTAAAGAATTCTCATTGCTGAATGATGATTGTTGTTTTGTCGTCTCTGTTGTTTTTGGCTGGTGTGGGCTTTTCAATTCCCTACAATGGTATGTCTGCTGGAGTGGCTTCTGGTGGTCTATTCAGTGCATTTAGCCCCATGGGCGATGATTCTTCCACGTCTAATGGTGGATCCTCTCAGAGTTCAAATGCAGAGATGAAGTGCACTCCTTACTACGATACTGTATATGATAATAAGTGCCAGTCTTATACTGATAGGGTATGCACTACTCAGCATCAGGAAAATTGTTTCGACGTCCCAGGGAAACGTGCAAGGCAATTTTGGCGTCAAAACAGGTTCGAAAGTGTTTTAATGTTACTGAGTTACTATGCTCGTTAAAGGAAGATGTCGAGTATGAGGTGATTCAAGCTACTGTAACGGTACAAAATTGTCACAAAGTAAATGAGAGGGTCTGCGACACTGTTTACAAGACTCAATTTACAAACAAGGATGATTATAAGTGTATAGAGTTGGCTAATGTTGACTGTAGTCCCCATGATAAAGTAATTCAAGACAAGACTTGCAAGACAACAACAGAGTTTGATTGCAAGGAAATTGGTTTTTCTGCTCAGACTGGATTGGATGATGGTTCCCTCGGTAGTAGTGGACTTGCTAATGCTTTAATTGATGATGAGTCTTCTTCTGGGATGTTGGGTTCTTCATACGGCCGTACGTATAAAGTTCCTAGTGCTACGTATGGTTATCGGGAACCTCCGAAGGTTGTTTGTAAAAAGTCTGCAGCGACAAAATGCTACAATACTCCGCGTACAATAAGCTCTGAAAAATGTGAAATGCGTAAGGAAAAAAAGTGCGAAAAGTTTGCTGAGAGAACTCCTTTTCCCGTGGAGAAACAACATTGTCATAACGAAGAAAAGCGAGTCTGTGACCTGGAGCAGCGTCCTCAGCCTAAACAAGTGAAGAAATATGTATACTCTAAACAGTGCAGACCTATTCGTAGGACTATATGTGAAAACGCGGATGTAAAGGATCTTGTACAGTCATGCGCTCCTTATACACACAAGAGTTGTTCTTATACTCCCCGAGAGAAGTGTGTTGATGTTCCAAAGGAACATTGTTATAAAGTTGGTAAAAGTGTACAAAAGCAAAAATGTGAGACTGTGGTGAACGAAGGAGTTACTCTGCGGCTAATTACAGAGGGGAGTCATCTTTCAATAGTGGAGGTTCACAATCTATGAAAGATTCTGTTTTCTCCTCTGATTCCTATCGTGTTGGTGAATTTGGATCTGAGCAGCAGTCTGGAACTTACAGTATGTCTGATGTACCtggatattaattatatatatatatatatcttatgttttaaatttttttattcttttacttttaaatatacaagTCTTTActtaaaattcttatttataagtttCATTATGAACAGTTAAAAGGTGTagtatgtgtttaaaaaatgttttagataacatttattcattttttattcgaaatatgcatgtattttgaatttttaaactttaattaatttattttctcctcaTTAATTCtgtatttaatggttttttccCCCCACAACACTAAACCTCTAGTATTTAATAGGAGTGGTAGAATATATgcacaattaaatatatacaatataaagaCTGTGGCTTCATTGATGTACGTACACGCATTTACTACGTtacttcttcttcctttttatagttataataattcttcaataaaatttatgaagttaaatagtttaaaataattgaacaatTATACGTGCACAAGCAATTGCGTGACCCCTTATCGATTAAAATATGGGGTAAAATAGGCTGCATACCTTTAACAATATAAGATACGAAATTATTCTGTGGAATGTTAACTGCTTATCTTCAAGTTCTGACCTTTTCAATCATTGTTCTTATGTTCAATGTATAAATTGCCCTAGCTTCTACGGAATCGTAAACTTCTATAACTACTAAGGAGTTACCTAAAAAACTattgtttgataaattattattacttaaaaatagttGTTAGTAACTATTAagtgatgtatttaaaaaataaatataatggacCTTTTACTTATG
The sequence above is drawn from the Lepeophtheirus salmonis unplaced genomic scaffold, UVic_Lsal_1.4 unplaced_contig_15741_pilon, whole genome shotgun sequence genome and encodes:
- the LOC121131038 gene encoding LOW QUALITY PROTEIN: uncharacterized protein (The sequence of the model RefSeq protein was modified relative to this genomic sequence to represent the inferred CDS: inserted 2 bases in 2 codons) encodes the protein MMIVVLSSLLFLAGVGFSIPYNGMSAGVASGGLFSAFSPMGDDSSTSNGGSSQSSNAEMKCTPYYDTVYDNKCQSYTDRVCTTQHQENCFDVPGXTCKAILASKQVRKCFNVTELLCSLKEDVEYEVIQATVTVQNCHKVNERVCDTVYKTQFTNKDDYKCIELANVDCSPHDKVIQDKTCKTTTEFDCKEIGFSAQTGLDDGSLGSSGLANALIDDESSSGMLGSSYGRTYKVPSATYGYREPPKVVCKKSAATKCYNTPRTISSEKCEMRKEKKCEKFAERTPFPVEKQHCHNEEKRVCDLEQRPQPKQVKKYVYSKQCRPIRRTICENADVKDLVQSCAPYTHKSCSYTPREKCVDVPKEHCYKVGKSVQKQKCETVVNEGXYSAANYRGESSFNSGGSQSMKDSVFSSDSYRVGEFGSEQQSGTYSMSDVPGY